CACTAACAATGGCTAAAATTCCATTGCCCATGCTCCGAAAGAAAGTTTGTAGTTGCATAATGTTCTCCGCTTTTAATTATCTGTATCTCGTATTTGAAATGGGCAACGAGAATTTAGCCCCAATCGTTGTGCGTAATACTAAGAAACAGCATCGCACGCAATTTTAGTGGCAATTTCGACAAATATCCATGCCTCTCTATCATTTGCAGGTTGCGCTCCTGTTGCAATTTTATCCAGCGCACCTTCAAGTGTTTCAACTTTTGATTTTAATTCTCTGATGATTTGACAAACTGCATAGTCATTTATCCATTTTGGGTCATCAATAAACGTTAATACAACCGCCTCGTTTCGGTTTAAATCATAAAGCAACCCATCAGTAGGCTGTTTTATAAATTCTGATAGTTTAGTTCCCTGCAATCCTTCGGGTGTTGCAATTACTACATTACCGTTTTTATATTCTTCTAAAATTTTGTCTTTTAATTCGCTCATTTTGATATATTTTAAACAATTAATAATAAAACACTACGCACAACACGTGTTAGCAAACATTCCAAAACCTTTTATTTTATTTTTTGCCCACCCACAGTTAAAAAGTAAGTATTACCAATTTTTTCAACCTTAACATTTTTCGGCAATCTTTTTTCTTTAATCTGTAACAAAACAGCTTGGCGAGTTACACCAAGCTGTTTTGCATAATGAGTTACAGATATTTTCATTACGCAATTTTTTTAATGCGTTCAAGAGTTGTTTTAGCAACATAAACTTTTCTTCCACCTTTAATTGCATCTTTTGGAATACCAGTAGAAGCCCACCCTCTAATAGTTCTGAATAATGATGAATTAACGGTTACTGAATCTGTTCCGTTGTAAAATTGGCAAGTTGTTGTTCCGAATTTTGTCATTGTCTTTATTTTTTAATTGTTAATATGGTTCAAAGATAAACATAAATTGTCATTTAGCAAGTATTTTAGTAAAAAAGTTTTCAAAGCCTCCCTAAAAAAGAAAATAAAAGGTTTTGGAACGAGCCACCCACAATCCAATGCACTTTGCTAACACCACCTTTAGGTGCTATACTAAAGACACCAACTCACAGGCTTTTTTATGACCTTCAACCGCTTCGTCCCAAGTTGAATATCTGTCTTGATATTGGTCATGTTCACCTCCGAAAATCATTGTTTCAAATAATAATGGTTCTCCATCGCCAAAAGAATGGTCTAAACCTAAAAATACAGTTGAAACTTTTACATCTTCAAATTGTGATTGCTCTACAATTCTGTTTTTACCTTCCATTTGTTTTGCCCATTCCATCAAATCGTTGCATTCAACAGGCGTTTTTCCTTTTAAAATGTATTGTCCGTTCATAATTTTGAATTTAAAAGTACAGCACCTAACAATATGTATAGTTAATGGCGGTTGTACTGGTTAATATTAAGTATTTACTATTCATTTACTTTTGTGCGTTTTGATAGGTTCGTGGTTTCTAATCCGCCACTAACCATACATTTAACGTTAGCGGAAATTGTCTTCAATCAGCGAAGAACGAAACCACTTTGCCCCAGCTTTAGTTGCTGCTAACATAAGTATTTTTTCTTTTTCAGAGTATTTCTGATATTCTTCGCTAAAGGGCAAATCCTGCTCAATTATTAAATCAATCTCTTCGTTAGTCGGCAACTGTCCGCTAACAGCAGTTATAGAACAGTTTTTTACTCGCTCTTTCCCATATTCCTCCATCCATTCAATTACTTCATTGTATCGTTTTTTGGTATCCAATCCAAAAACTCCCTTTGATTTTAAATATTCTTTTGCATCCATTTTGTATATTTTAAGTTTTGTGTTTCAAATCCGTAAAAAACCGATTCCATACCTGCGAACCGTTAGTGGCAATAAAAAATAATAAAACGCCTATTTAGTATCTGCCAATAAATTGTATTCCTTTTCTCCGTAATGCCTCACCGCCCATTTACCACACTCACAACTTACCACTTCACTCATTGGTGTGCTTTTGTCTGCACCTGCTTTTCTGCCTCCATGATATTCAAAACACCAATCATGTTCGTGTGGTAAGCTCTTACATAATTCGGTTCGTTCTGTCGCTTTTGTTTTGCCTCTCCACTTTTTTCCTTTCGAGCCACATGTTTTGCATTTCATCACTTCATAACTACTCGCATCCCAATACGCTCCAATGCCATACTGTAATTCCCATTCATGCTTGTGAGGCATAGGCGTTTTATTATTTTTTACATGACCACTAACAATGGCTAAAATTCCATTGCCCATGCTCCGAAAGAAAGTTTGTAGTTGCATAATGTTCTCCGCTTTTAATTATCTGTATCTCGTATTTGAAATGGGCAACGAGAATTTAGCCCCAATCGTATGTGGCATTATAAGAAACACCCCACTTCGATTTTTTACCAATATTCAATCCTTGTTTTGTAGCATACATTTTAGCGGCTCTTAACGTCAAGAAAAATCCATTTTCGCCATGTTCATTATTGCAAAGACCTTTGCCAGCCCAATTCATCAACCACGCATTGTGCATATATTCAATTGTACACCACTCGACACGAGGCTTATTAGGATTTAAAAGCGAATAAACAATGCCACATAACACAGGCTTTACGTTTTCGTCAGTAGGCGTTGCATTTGTTTTGCGAGGAAATATTCGTATTGTTTTCATAATTCTACATTCATTTTACCGGGCCAACTACCACCAAATGTAACCTGGTCGGGGTTTGGTATTAATATTTCGATTAGGCTGCTAATTTTGCCGCTATTGTCCTTTACTGTCCATGTTCCGTTTACCAAAGGACATGGGTTGCAGTGGAGTGTAACGCTCCTGTTTTTCAGGTAGCTAAAATAATTACTTCCAACTGCAACCCACCGTTGGGGGTTTTTTGGGTTTATGGTATCGCCTGTGGCTGTTATTCCTTTGTCGCTTCCACATTCTGCTGCAGTAGGATGATAAACGGTAATGTTTACCGGGAATATTGCAACCGGCACCGGTGTGTTTACAAGTGTAACTGTGTCGGTTTTTGTTACCATTTTTTTTGCTGCTTCAGATTTGTTTTTGCATTTATTTGGTGTTTGCCATGGGTATAAGTTCAGCACAAATATTAAAAATGCAAATAGCAACAACCAGGCTAGTATTTCTTTGAAGATTTTCATATTACAAATTCAAATTCGTCAATAATAAGGAAAATACATCCGGCGCGATTTTCAAGTTTCATTTTTGGTTTTTTCTTTAACCTGAGTGTTATCTCGTGCAGCTTTGCCCAATCCTTACGCATAAGAGCTACGTAGGTTATGTTTCCTATTTCGGATTGCAGTACCGGTGTAATTTGTTTTAAAATTCGGCGTACGGCTCTTGATTTTAATTTTATGTCGTTAGGTGTATTCATCTTTATTTCGGGAAGCTCAAGCATTCCGCTTTCGCCTACTATACATTCCTCTATGGTAATAACGCCGTCTTGTGCAGCTATAACAAATGGTTTTACATCTTTGTTGTTTGCAATTGATTTCATCATGTTTGTTATTATCTCTACTGCCTTTTCTCTTCTTGTTTCGGGATTCGTTGCTGTGTTTACTAGCACGTCTGTTGACGTTCCAACATTTGACATTGCATCCGGAAGTTTAATAGCTTCGCGTGTCCAGCAACTATCAATTTTTGCAATCCAATGGGCAATTTCTTTGTTTTTTGCATCAAAATATTTTACATTATCGGGATATAATATTCCGTAATCGGCCGTAAGAAGTTTTAATATTTTTTCTTCTTTAGTTAGCTCATTATCTTCAATTATCATTTGAAGATTGTTTTCGATTTTTTTGTTCATGAGTTTTTTGGGGTTTATTTACTAAATGCTTTGTTTATTTTTTCATAATTCAATATTTGATCTGCTTGGTATAAAAGCAATATGTTTTTCTTTTGTGCTTCGCATTTTTCATCATTGTATGCTTTTTTAAATTTGTCATCCAAAAAGGGATCGTTAAGAAAATCATTTTCTAACAACCATTGATCAACCTCTTTTTCTTTTATGCAAAAATTTACAAAACTTGATATGAAGAATGCAATTACACAAACAACAAAAGCAACTTTTTGATTGAAAAAGCAATATATGAATGTTGAAATTACTATTGTTAAAACAGTAATTGATATTCTGTATTTGCAACAAAATTTCAGGAATAATGATGTTTTTCTCATGGCTTTATATTTAAGGTTCTCCTAATTTTTCTAAAATCATATCGACTTGCTTTGGCGTAAGATGTGTGTTTTTGCGGCCTGTTACCTCTTTTATTTGTTCTTTGATTGAATTAATGTTTTCGCGGAATGTGCGAATATCCATTTTGTAGATTATGGCTAATGATGCTATTGTTTGGTTTGTTCGGTCGATAGGTTTTTTTGTCATAGGCATTTTTTTATTTTTGATTTTAATTATTAAAAAGTGGTTTGTTTTTGGAAGTGGAATACAAAACGTGGTACTTTGTCGCCTGCCTGTTCTATGGAGTTGTTTTGGTAAATTAATTTAAACCTAGAACATAAACGCTTTACTAAATGTTCGTAATTAGTATATATGCAGGTTTGTTTATCGCTGAGTCGTGTTACTATTTTATAACTTGTATCTTCTGGCATTATTCCACATTCCAAAATCAACACACCACCTGGCGTAAGTAAGTTGTAGCATTTATCAATAAAATTTCCGATCATTAAATCACCATCATTTATTTGATAGTGCAAAATGGAAGCTGCCAGTATAACATCAAATTGTTGATCCTCCGACATGGAGTAAAAATCGCCAGCGTAAAAATCGAGATTAGCATGTTTGTAAACTAAATTATTATACGCAGAAGCTGTTTCAATGGCCTCGAGGCTTATATCTATTCCTGTAACATGCTTTGCTGCATAAGCCGCAAAAATTGAATTATAACCGGTATTGCAGCCAATATCTAACATTGTTTTATTGGTTATGTGTTTTATAAGGTTTAGGCATTTATATTTTTCAACTGAGTGTTGATTTGGATTTCCGCATTTTATATCTTCGAAATAATGGTAGTTTGTTTTTGCGCTCAGGATGCTCAACATATATTTTTTAAAATCATCCGTAACAATATACATCATAGGCAAAATGTCATTTATGTTGTTATTCATATATAGTTCATTCCCAACATAAATATTGTAATCGAAACATTTCATACAAGCTATATTATGTGCTTCGCTGTATGCGGCTAAAATAACATCCTGATAAAAATCGAGAAGCCAGCCATCAATAAACAAATCAGTTTTATCGGATTGCAGGAATAGATCTATTTCTTTAAAAATCCAATTTCTTAATCCATCAAGCTGTTGCTGGTTGTATGTTTTAATTAATTCCAAAACGCTGATTTGCTCACCGCTTAAGTTAGTGTTGTTTTGGTGGTTTAGGTAATTGAGCATGCATCCGTCCAGCATCATGTATTGAGCTGGTTTTTTATCGCCTCTGTTTATAAAATCAACCCATGTTGTGGTAATTGTTGTTTTGCCTTGGTTTGGCATTCCTGACACGAGGTAAATTGTTTTAATGGTTATTTTTTTCATAGTTTTTATTTGTGTTGGTTTAGTGATTTTGCTTTGTATGTTTTCCCACATTTCGTTTATTTTTTCGTCTGAGGGTATTTTTAATTCTTCCGATTCAACTATAATTTTGTCCCATTGTTCGGCTGTTATTTGTGGTGCTTGTAATTGTGTTTGTTGTATTGCGTCATGATATGCATTTTTTGTTATTGAAATATTAATAAAGAAAAAATGGAAAGAGAATATAAAAATTTTGTGTTCTTTTGGAATAATAATATCAAAAAACCAATCCTTATAATGAAAGTGGATACAAATTTGGAGTGTGTATTTATTTTGTTCCATTGGTTAAATTTTTTGGCATGTATTAAGGTTATGACAGTTCATATTTGTATTTACTTAGAATGTTAAGCCTTGTAGCTCTTTTGCTGCTTTTTTCATTTCACACTTACTAAATGCTATCTTTTTAGTGTCCCCTTTGGGTTTGTAGTTAATCATACTTTTTTCATGTTGCACTGCATTTTTTAAATATACTTCAAATAAATTTCCTTTAAAATTTCGATTATTGAAAATGTATTGTGCCTGAACTAAATAGAACGGTAAATACTTTTTGCTTATTGCTACATATTGCCCCCTAATGCTGTTTTTCAAAATGCTAAAAAAGCCCTCAATAGTGTTTGTGTTAACTCCTTTTTTTGAGTAAACACCTTTGCTATGTTCGATTGTTAGATGCTCTATAACTTCGTCAAACTTCCTGTATGACCTAAAATCATCAGTAATTACAATGCTTTTATCAATTTTTACATTATCTCTAAGCATTGCTAACAGATTTTTAGAGGTTAATTTTTCAATCACTTTCAAAACTATGTCCCCATCACGCTCTACAATGCCAACTACTGGTATTTTTTTTGTGCCACGACCACGTTTATCATATACCCTTGAAATCATCGGCAGAGAATCATCCTTTGCGTATTTTTTACGTGGTTTACCGCCTACATAGGTTTCGTCCATCTCTACAATATGCTGTAAGCTGTTGCAATGGTTAATCATTGCACACCGTATTTTCATTGCTGCAAACCATGCAGTAGGGTAACCTATTTCAACATCTCTCATTAATTGCTTTGCGGATATTCCTTTTTTAGCATTTAGGATAAGCGTAATTAGCTGAAACCACTTAGGCAATGGCATTCTTGTATCTTCAAAAATAGTTCCTACAAGTACACTAAAATCGCTGTTACACTTATTACAATGGTAACGTGTAGTTTTAAGGCGTTTTGTTATGTGCTTTTTTTCGCCACAAAACGGACATGTAGGCTTTTTGCCCCATCTCAATTTTTCAAGATAGGCAATACATTTAGCCTTTGTATTGAACTTTTTACTTAGTGTTGTTAGGTTCATGGTTAAACTGGGTATTGAAAATATTTGCTTATCATTTTTTTGATTTCATTTTCAGGAATATTCATTTCCTTTTTTAGTTCTTCTAAAACTTTGGATTCATCTTTATTCAATAGTTGCGAGTCTATTACCTGATGCTCGTAATACCTTTGTTTTTGTATTATATCAAGTATTCTTTTTGTTAGACTTACTTCATTTGATTTATCCTTGATTTTCCATTTAATTAATAGGATAATGGAAACAATAATTGTCACACAAGTTCCAATTATTATAGCGTTGTCTATTACGTTTTTTATTGTCATATTTTGAAATTTATTTTGTAAAAATGTTTGAATTATAAATGATATTATTTCTGTTGTTATAAATTGAATTACTATAATTCCGAATCTTTTTGTTTGTTTTGTTTTCATATTGCTAATTTTATTAATTTCGCAAAGATATGAAAATTTATTCTGTCATAACCTTAATACATGCCAATTTTTTTATCAATTTCGGTTATTATTCGTTGCATTGTATTCATTTCGTAAGGAGCAAACTCCCTGAAAATAGGGTTAAATTGCACAACAAAAGCGGCGGCTTCGGCGGCATTAAACGTAAATTTAAAATCTTTTTTAGGGTTAAAAACTACTGTTATTTGTTTTTTGCATAGGCGCAAATAAACATCAATCAATAAATTTTTAACCATTGTTGTAAAGTACTTATCGCCTTTGTCGTTGAAAGGTAGTTTATACATCAAAGTGCATAACGATTCTAATTCGCCGCGATTAAGAGTGATTTTAATTTTTTTCATTATCAATCATGTTTTATTAAATATACAAACAGTAGCATTGCTGCTGCGCCCAAAACAAAAAGCGCAAAACCAATAATACAAAGTGCAAGCGTTTCTAAATTTGATATTTGCATTAATATTTTCATCATTTTTTAAATTTATTGGTTATATAAATTACTATTGCAACAGCTGAGAAAATTCCTACTGCAAACCAGGCAAAGGCCATAATAATTAATTTAGTGAGTGATATTGTTATCATCTTACTTTTTTGCGTTTTGATTTAGATCGATCTTTTAAAATTTCTTTGTGTATGGCCCTAACGGTTGATATAAATGCTATACGTTCCTGTAGCTTTTTTACTTCGGCTTTGATTTCTTTTTTATTCATAGGTTCTTGTTTCTAGACATTTGTGGCATGTTTTGGTGTCAAAATCCATTTGTATAAATTTGTGCTTGCATATAATCTGTTTCAATGATGCTTTGAATGACTCGTATAATAATAAATTACATTTTCCATCCTGAATATTCATAGGAAGTATAGAAAATTTTTTATAATAAATAAGAAGCCAATCAAGGGCTTTCGTTTCTCTTATTAATTCTGTACGGCTTACTTGTTTTCCTTGTATGTAGCTGTAACTTTTTTTGAAAATCGAAACATAAATTTTCTTAAATAATTTTTTCATAAAGTCGTTTTTTATTTTAAAGTTTCAATAGGTTCGTTAGTTTCTCTATCGTATAGAATGGCCTTTTGTATTTGATTTTTTAATTTTTCGAAAATATTTTTTATTATTGCATCATATTGTTTTTCCTTTGGAAAATCATGGTTGCTTAAGTAATTATATTTCCCTTTATCTTTGATGTGAAGGTTAAATTTTTCGGTACCGGGAATAAATTGTACCCAAAGCTTGTAATATTTAGGATAGGTTTTAGGCATGCTTTTTAAATTATTGTTATTAAAGAAAATAATTTGTAATTTTCATTCCTTCGTTGGTATTAAACTTACCATGTATTCCACAACTGCAGCAGGTGTTTGATAATTAGTGTTCATTATGCTATTTGTCTGTATTTATCAATGTTTTCCTTGTTAAATTCGTCTTTGTCAAGTACGCATTTGTTAAAAAGGTCAAGCAGCTGCTTGTCTCGTTTTTTTCCCAGGAACTGGACGGCCGCATGATACTCTGTTTGATTTTTCATATACCTGCAATACCAATCTATCATGTCTTTGAGGTTCGAATTATACATTTTGTTCATTTTTCGCTGCTTCAGGGCTTCCTCGTATAGTTTTTTAGTGAAAACAAAACCATTTTCGAAGCGTGGATCGAACCATTTTCCCGGATTTTTTTGCAAAAATGTCCAGGGATTTTTGCGCATATTGAAGTGTTTTATCAAAATCCGTTCGCAAAACATATTCATTCGGGCCTGTAAATTCGGGTTAGGTAACTCTTTTGTCGGCGAAAAAAACANNNNNNNNNNCATTTTTTTTGTCCTTTTGGCTGATTATTTTTCCGTTCCAAAGCACCGAATACGCGAAGTTCCAAGCCATCAAAGCCATAATTTCTATGCGCTTCGTTAGGCTTGTTTTAAGCGCGGAATTTTCATTTTTCCGCGCCCCAATACCTTTTTCTGAAAATTGTGGCTCAGATGCTTTGCCTTGCGTTTTGGGAGCACCCTGCACACTGGATGCGTCTACACTTCCTTGTTCTTGTGAAAATAAAACAATAGCGTTGGCTTGCAGGGTTGAATTATCGGTTGTTTTTGTATTTTCAACCGATTCCTTATCTATATTAATATTTAGTTCTTGTGAAAGGTTTGTCGCTATATCATAGCAAAAGGAAACACAACCAAGGGGGTGCGCTGAGAATGAGGGGTTTACCAAATGAAGGTTTTCTACCGAAACGGTGTCAATTCCCTTACTTTTTAACAACGCCTGAGCGTATTCGTAGTTCGGTGCAGCCACTAAAATTTTAGGGTTAATCTCCACCTCGTAACTTCCATTAGTTCCGCTATAATTATCCTTTTTAAATATTACTTTTCCTTTTACAATTTTATAATTTTGGGTACTAATTAATTTCGCTTCTATCAATCGTTGTACATGCCGCCATGCTGTAGTATTTGTTGCACTACTTTTTGCCGGGTTATGCTCAAAATTGCACATGGTAGCAATGGCTTTGTTATTTAGCTTGAATGGTACAGGCTTTACAGGCTTAATATCAAGCCTGCTTAGCGTTTGCTGATGCTTCATATAAGCCTTAAGTATTTGCATCATGGTAGATCGATGCGAAGCTTTGAGGGTTTTTCGCCGGTAGGTGTTCGGGAAGTCCTCCTTTAGCTTATTGTTGTAGTTATCAACATGGGTGTTAATAAGTTTGCTGCTTTTGTCGATCTGTGGTATAAGGTATATCATATATATTAAAATGGTTCTTCTACGGTTTCGTAAATGTCCGAATTGCTTTTCATGGTATTGTCTATGTGATCCATGATTTGTATATTGTCATAGGAATAGCCTTGATCTGATTTTATCCTATCAATGGTAGCTGAGTATGGATTTTGCCCTTTGCGTTCCAAATATGCTGTATCATTACAAAAAATGGCAAATTCCTGAATGGTTAATAAAAACTCTTTCCGCCTGCGCCTGGCATTGTTGCGAAGTGCATTAAATGTATACATTAAATAATTGTTCTCTTTGAATGCTTGTGATCGATGCTTGTAGCATAATAAACGGTTTGGTGCATGGTCGGTTGTGCAACCGTTGTGAGTGCATAAACCTTGCGCATGTTTTCTTTTTTGATGGTCTGTTAATTCTGCTTTCATGTTCTATCTTTCGGTTCAATAAAATCAATGTCGAGTAATTTGAATAAGTGTGTTTCTTCCAATACCGGTATGTTTACTCCGTTTCGGGTAAGAAAACCGTCTTTGCCTTTGTAGCCCAATTTTACCCATCGGTTTGCTAGCTGATGATGAGAGAAGTCAGCCGAACCGGTGCGGATGGCAAAAATGTAACCCCAATTTTCGGGCACTGCAAAAAATAAATCAAGGTTAATTATTTGGTCTGAATTGGAATCATTGAAAAGAAGCCTTTCCCAAATTTCCATTTGCAAATATTTTGCAGTAAAAAATTTACCTTTTCTTATTGCACCCATTTTTCGTAATGTTTCGTAAAACTCTATTGTTCGCTTTGGTGCAATGGCGCAAATTTCTATATCGCCCACATCGGGTTTTTGACGGCGTACGCTACCGGCAATTTCAATGCGCTTGCAATAGGGAGCAATGCGCTTTTTAATTTCTTCGGCTATTAGTTTGGCTTTATTTAGTTCCATTTTTCAATGTTTTGGAGTATTCTGTTAAATCTTTGGCGTGGTCGTGTACGTGCTCAGGTATTGGTACGCTTGGCAGCATTTTTTATAAAATTATCGATTTGCATGAGTTATCATTTTTTACATTACTAAATTTACCTGGTTGTTTTTTAAAGTCCATGCGTAGTTTGGCTTTCCGAATGATTCAATTACTTTTATGTTTGTTTTTTGCAAATTCCCTGCCCTGGTTAAATCGCTAATCGCCCTGCGTATGCTTGTTATTGGGGTGTTTGGTTTTATTAGTTGTTTTTCTTTTAAGTATGCTTCGATTTGCGGCGGTGTGCATTCGGTTTTTTTGCGCTGGTATATAAGCTCCACAAATGCACGATAAACAAGCACGTTTTGTTTAGCAACCTTGGTGATTGCTTCGGCGTGGGCTTCGCCTGTTAGGTGCGTTGTGTTATGGTAAACTTGATCTTGCATAGTTTAATCTCTATAAATTCTAGTGGTATGTTCACCATAACAATTAGCATCATCAAATTTTGTTGATGGATGAAATTCTTCATCGCTAGGATTTGCATTTATTTTTTTCGTACTTATCCCTTTTATGGAATTTTTTATATATTTGTAAATAATTTTAAATTTATACATTATGCAGATAAGAGTTAGAGATTTACCAATATTGTTTCTTGCTTTTTTTGGAATAGTTGCTTCATATTATTTAGGATTTTATTTATTTAATAGAGTTGAGTTTTTATCTTTAGATGTTGTTACTGCTTTATTGTTATGTATTGCTTATTGCTTCCCT
The Candidatus Babeliaceae bacterium DNA segment above includes these coding regions:
- a CDS encoding class I SAM-dependent methyltransferase — encoded protein: MEQNKYTLQICIHFHYKDWFFDIIIPKEHKIFIFSFHFFFINISITKNAYHDAIQQTQLQAPQITAEQWDKIIVESEELKIPSDEKINEMWENIQSKITKPTQIKTMKKITIKTIYLVSGMPNQGKTTITTTWVDFINRGDKKPAQYMMLDGCMLNYLNHQNNTNLSGEQISVLELIKTYNQQQLDGLRNWIFKEIDLFLQSDKTDLFIDGWLLDFYQDVILAAYSEAHNIACMKCFDYNIYVGNELYMNNNINDILPMMYIVTDDFKKYMLSILSAKTNYHYFEDIKCGNPNQHSVEKYKCLNLIKHITNKTMLDIGCNTGYNSIFAAYAAKHVTGIDISLEAIETASAYNNLVYKHANLDFYAGDFYSMSEDQQFDVILAASILHYQINDGDLMIGNFIDKCYNLLTPGGVLILECGIMPEDTSYKIVTRLSDKQTCIYTNYEHLVKRLCSRFKLIYQNNSIEQAGDKVPRFVFHFQKQTTF
- a CDS encoding IS1595 family transposase, which translates into the protein MNLTTLSKKFNTKAKCIAYLEKLRWGKKPTCPFCGEKKHITKRLKTTRYHCNKCNSDFSVLVGTIFEDTRMPLPKWFQLITLILNAKKGISAKQLMRDVEIGYPTAWFAAMKIRCAMINHCNSLQHIVEMDETYVGGKPRKKYAKDDSLPMISRVYDKRGRGTKKIPVVGIVERDGDIVLKVIEKLTSKNLLAMLRDNVKIDKSIVITDDFRSYRKFDEVIEHLTIEHSKGVYSKKGVNTNTIEGFFSILKNSIRGQYVAISKKYLPFYLVQAQYIFNNRNFKGNLFEVYLKNAVQHEKSMINYKPKGDTKKIAFSKCEMKKAAKELQGLTF